In a genomic window of Tursiops truncatus isolate mTurTru1 chromosome 7, mTurTru1.mat.Y, whole genome shotgun sequence:
- the D2HGDH gene encoding D-2-hydroxyglutarate dehydrogenase, mitochondrial isoform X1, with protein sequence MMSRLAPRRPAWLFWWQAACPQGVSAQQRTWAGASRIPGTGSPWGATGTSPLVRRGSSSAFSCAPEVVLTRERYSVRRLPFSVVSEDDLAALERIVPGRVITDPEELEAPNVDWLRTVRGSSKVLLRPRTSQEVAHILRYCHERNLAVSPQGGNTGMVGGSTPVFDEIIVSTALMNQIVSFHNVSGVLVCQAGCVLEELSRYVEERGFVVPLDLGAKGSCHIGGNVATNAGGLRLLRYGSLRGTVLGLEVVLADGTILNCLTSLRKDNTGYDLKQLFIGSEGTLGVITAVSILCPPKPSAVNVAFLGCPGFAEVLQTFCTCRGMLGEILSAFEFMDAECMKLVGLHLHLACPVQESPFYVLIETSGSGAGHDAEKLSGFLEQVLGSGLVTDGTLATDQRRIKMLWALRERITEALSRDGYVYKYDLSLPLDRLYDLVSDLRARLGLHAKHVVGYGHLGDGNLHLNVTAEAFSPSLLGTLEPYVYEWTARQRGSVSAEHGLGFKKKDVLGYSKPPEALQLMQQLKALLDPKGILNPYKTLPTRT encoded by the exons ATGATGTCCCGTCTGGCACCCAGGCGGCCTGCGTGGCTCTTCTGGTGGCAGGcggcctgccctcagggagtcTCCGCACAGCAGAGGACATGGGCAGGGGCGTCCAGGATCCCTGGGACAGGCAGCCCTTGGGGGGCCACGGGCACCAGCCCCCTCGTTCGAAGAGGCAGCTCCTCGGCATTCTCCTGTGCTCCCGAGGTGGTGCTGACCCGGGAGCGCTACTCGGTGCGGCGGCTGCCCTTCTCCGTGGTGTCTGAGGACGACCTGGCTGCCCTGGAGCGCATCGTCCCTGGCAGGGTCATCACAGACCCAGAGGAGCTGGAGGCCCCCAATGTGGACTGGCTGAGGACGGTCCGGG GCTCCAGCAAGGTGCTGCTGAGGCCCCGGACGTCCCAGGAGGTGGCGCACATCCTCAG GTACTGTCATGAGAGGAACCTGGCCGTGAGCCCACAGGGGGGCAACACGGGCATGGTGGGGGGCAGTACCCCCGTCTTTGATGAGATCATCGTGTCCACCGCCCTCATGAACCAGATCGTCAGCTTCCACAACGTGTCTG GGGTCCTGGTCTGCCAGGCGGGCTGCGTCCTGGAGGAGCTGAGCCGGTATGTGGAGGAGCGGGGCTTTGTCGTGCCGCTGGACCTCGGGGCGAAGGGCAGCTGCCACATCGGGGGGAACGTGGCGACCAATGCAGGCGGCCTGCGGTTGCTGCGATACGGCTCGCTGCGGGGGACGGTCCTGGGCCTGGAAGTG GTACTGGCCGACGGCACCATCCTTAACTGCCTCACATCCCTGCGGAAGGACAACACGGGCTATGACCTGAAGCAGCTTTTCATCGGGTCGGAGGGCACCCTGGGGGTCATCACCGCCGTGTCCATCTTGTGTCCGCCCAAGCCCAGCGCTGTGAACGTGGCTTTCCTCG GCTGTCCTGGCTTTGCTGAGGTTTTGCAGACCTTCTGCACCTGCAGGGGCATGCTGGGTGAGATCCTGTCCGCATTCGAGTTCATGGACGCCGAGTGCATGAAGCTGGTCGGGCTCCACCTCCATCTCGCCTGCCCCGTGCAAG AAAGTCCGTTCTACGTCCTCATCGAGACCTCGGGCTCCGGGGCGGGGCACGATGCGGAGAAGCTGAGCGGCTTCCTGGAGCAGGTGCTGGGCTCGGGGCTGGTGACCGACGGGACCCTGGCCACCGATCAGAGGAGGATCAAG ATGCTGTGGGCCCTGAGGGAGAGGATCACCGAGGCCCTGAGCCGGGACGGCTACGTGTACAAGTACGACCTCTCGCTGCCCCTGGATAGGCTCTACGACCTCGTGAGCGACCTGCGGGCCCGCCTCGGCTTGCACGCCAAGCACGTGGTGGGCTACGGCCACCTGG GGGACGGCAACCTGCACCTCAACGTGACGGCAGAGGCCTTCAGCCCGTCGCTGCTGGGCACCCTGGAGCCCTACGTGTACGAGTGGACGGCCAGGCAGCGGGGCAGCGTCAGTGCCGAGCATGGCCTGGGCTTCAAGAAGAAGGACGTCCTTGGCTACAGCAAGCCACCTGAGGCCCTGCAGCTCATGCAGCAGCTCAAGGCCCTCCTGGACCCCAAGGGCATCCTGAACCCCTACAAGACGCTGCCCACCCGCACCTGA
- the D2HGDH gene encoding D-2-hydroxyglutarate dehydrogenase, mitochondrial isoform X2, producing MMSRLAPRRPAWLFWWQAACPQGVSAQQRTWAGASRIPGTGSPWGATGTSPLVRRGSSSAFSCAPEVVLTRERYSVRRLPFSVVSEDDLAALERIVPGRVITDPEELEAPNVDWLRTVRGSSKVLLRPRTSQEVAHILRYCHERNLAVSPQGGNTGMVGGSTPVFDEIIVSTALMNQIVSFHNVSGVLVCQAGCVLEELSRYVEERGFVVPLDLGAKGSCHIGGNVATNAGGLRLLRYGSLRGTVLGLEVVLADGTILNCLTSLRKDNTGYDLKQLFIGSEGTLGVITAVSILCPPKPSAVNVAFLGCPGFAEVLQTFCTCRGMLGEILSAFEFMDAECMKLVGLHLHLACPVQESPFYVLIETSGSGAGHDAEKLSGFLEQVLGSGLVTDGTLATDQRRIKRVSSPRDPAVTPQQRSIAALPAAGDRARPLTSRCCGP from the exons ATGATGTCCCGTCTGGCACCCAGGCGGCCTGCGTGGCTCTTCTGGTGGCAGGcggcctgccctcagggagtcTCCGCACAGCAGAGGACATGGGCAGGGGCGTCCAGGATCCCTGGGACAGGCAGCCCTTGGGGGGCCACGGGCACCAGCCCCCTCGTTCGAAGAGGCAGCTCCTCGGCATTCTCCTGTGCTCCCGAGGTGGTGCTGACCCGGGAGCGCTACTCGGTGCGGCGGCTGCCCTTCTCCGTGGTGTCTGAGGACGACCTGGCTGCCCTGGAGCGCATCGTCCCTGGCAGGGTCATCACAGACCCAGAGGAGCTGGAGGCCCCCAATGTGGACTGGCTGAGGACGGTCCGGG GCTCCAGCAAGGTGCTGCTGAGGCCCCGGACGTCCCAGGAGGTGGCGCACATCCTCAG GTACTGTCATGAGAGGAACCTGGCCGTGAGCCCACAGGGGGGCAACACGGGCATGGTGGGGGGCAGTACCCCCGTCTTTGATGAGATCATCGTGTCCACCGCCCTCATGAACCAGATCGTCAGCTTCCACAACGTGTCTG GGGTCCTGGTCTGCCAGGCGGGCTGCGTCCTGGAGGAGCTGAGCCGGTATGTGGAGGAGCGGGGCTTTGTCGTGCCGCTGGACCTCGGGGCGAAGGGCAGCTGCCACATCGGGGGGAACGTGGCGACCAATGCAGGCGGCCTGCGGTTGCTGCGATACGGCTCGCTGCGGGGGACGGTCCTGGGCCTGGAAGTG GTACTGGCCGACGGCACCATCCTTAACTGCCTCACATCCCTGCGGAAGGACAACACGGGCTATGACCTGAAGCAGCTTTTCATCGGGTCGGAGGGCACCCTGGGGGTCATCACCGCCGTGTCCATCTTGTGTCCGCCCAAGCCCAGCGCTGTGAACGTGGCTTTCCTCG GCTGTCCTGGCTTTGCTGAGGTTTTGCAGACCTTCTGCACCTGCAGGGGCATGCTGGGTGAGATCCTGTCCGCATTCGAGTTCATGGACGCCGAGTGCATGAAGCTGGTCGGGCTCCACCTCCATCTCGCCTGCCCCGTGCAAG AAAGTCCGTTCTACGTCCTCATCGAGACCTCGGGCTCCGGGGCGGGGCACGATGCGGAGAAGCTGAGCGGCTTCCTGGAGCAGGTGCTGGGCTCGGGGCTGGTGACCGACGGGACCCTGGCCACCGATCAGAGGAGGATCAAG AGGGTTTCCTCGCCTCGCGACCCCGCGGTCACCCCACAGCAACGCAGCATCGCTGCCCTGCCCGCCGCAGGTGACCGTGCCCGTCCCCTCACTTCCAGATGCTGTGGGCCCTGA